One Thermosphaera aggregans DNA segment encodes these proteins:
- a CDS encoding AAA family ATPase — translation MLKVIPKSITVKNFKCLRDEHIPLTSVNIVVGPNSSGKTSLIEALYLFKLVLNHVQNRVPNPFLYWWSYRDAVWNHDEKLNIELGMEFSTTWKPEKNEWEALKEDWGGEILELSKVNYRITFSGRGGFKILEEKLSIPTMNLELVCREGNCTFSYEDVKCGIDLHKHGYRYVLEFIHDSFRLHSYEDREDWKTIIEDVISVLEDHILLLNLIPEELFESKLNKSPPVTEIATALVSLYILLDRMVILSPEASFRAREPARVTRVVIPSPFGEDLAPFLLTRYGGRVPEAVRSSISYILDSPDIDVRVVPTTDGRVFLEVVEGGTRFNPPSISNGLLKVLIIELALDIGSPIIVVDEFENSLHIKAIHRLLDDVRNSDSVFIATTHSPAVIDLVKPGEIIVMEKKGFEAHHKRFEDPEALAKRLKELGVTLGEYLAYIAP, via the coding sequence ATGCTTAAAGTTATACCGAAGAGTATTACCGTAAAAAACTTCAAGTGCTTAAGAGATGAACACATTCCTTTAACCAGTGTAAACATAGTTGTAGGTCCTAACAGTAGCGGGAAAACAAGCCTCATAGAAGCCCTATACCTTTTCAAACTAGTGCTTAACCATGTGCAAAACCGCGTCCCCAACCCCTTCCTCTACTGGTGGAGTTACAGAGACGCCGTGTGGAATCACGATGAAAAACTCAATATAGAGCTAGGCATGGAATTCTCAACTACCTGGAAACCCGAGAAAAACGAGTGGGAAGCCCTGAAGGAGGATTGGGGAGGTGAAATCCTAGAACTTAGTAAAGTTAATTACAGGATCACTTTTTCGGGCCGCGGCGGCTTTAAAATACTCGAGGAAAAACTCAGTATACCCACAATGAATCTCGAGTTAGTATGTCGTGAAGGAAACTGCACATTTAGCTATGAAGATGTAAAATGCGGTATTGACCTACACAAGCATGGATACAGGTATGTCTTGGAGTTTATACACGATTCCTTCAGGTTACACTCTTATGAGGACCGTGAAGACTGGAAAACTATTATCGAGGACGTCATATCCGTTTTGGAAGATCACATTCTCCTCTTAAACCTGATTCCGGAGGAGCTGTTTGAGTCGAAACTTAATAAATCGCCTCCCGTGACTGAAATAGCTACTGCTCTCGTAAGTCTCTACATTTTATTGGATAGAATGGTTATTCTATCTCCGGAGGCTTCGTTTAGAGCTCGCGAACCGGCACGGGTAACTAGGGTTGTGATTCCCTCTCCTTTCGGCGAGGATTTAGCTCCTTTCCTGTTAACCAGGTATGGTGGTAGAGTACCGGAGGCTGTCAGGTCTTCTATTAGCTACATACTTGATTCCCCCGATATTGATGTAAGGGTTGTTCCTACCACCGATGGTAGGGTGTTTCTAGAGGTTGTAGAGGGCGGGACAAGGTTTAATCCTCCATCTATTTCCAACGGGTTGCTCAAGGTTTTGATCATAGAGTTGGCTCTCGACATAGGTAGTCCTATTATTGTTGTTGACGAGTTTGAGAATTCTCTCCATATCAAGGCAATACACAGGCTTCTAGACGATGTTAGAAACAGTGATAGCGTGTTTATTGCGACAACTCATTCCCCAGCAGTCATAGACCTCGTGAAACCTGGTGAAATCATTGTTATGGAGAAAAAAGGTTTTGAAGCCCACCATAAACGCTTCGAAGACCCGGAGGCTTTAGCTAAGAGGTTGAAAGAACTCGGCGTTACCTTGGGTGAGTATCTTGCATACATTGCTCCATAG